Genomic DNA from Pseudomonadota bacterium:
CAACACCATCCCGGCCGAGTCATAGCCCCGATACTCCAGACGCCGCAATCCTTCCAGCAGGATCGGCATCACCTCACGCTGGGCAACCGCGCCCACGATTCCACACATGATTGTTTTACTCCATGGCGCCCGCGTGATCGCCGGAAAAGTGGCCTAGCGCAAGCGGGGGATGCAGCGGCCACAGTGGTTGATCGCCGGTGTTGAACGACCGCCACAGGTCCGCGAACGTTCGCTTGAGTACCGGATGGCGCCGCTCCGGCGCCAATTCCGCCAACGGCCGCAGAACAAAGGCGTAGCGCAAAATGTCATCGCGTGGCAGCGAAACCGGCGGCCCCTGCTGGACCAAATCCCCATACAGGATCAGGTCGGCATCGAAGGTTCGCGAAACGAATCTTTCCGCCCCTCGGCGACGGCCGCATTGCGATTCGATCGCGCGCAGCGCCGCAGCCAGCTCGGAAGACGGCTCATCCGTGTCGAATCCCACCACCAGGTTGATAAAATTCTCACCTTCGAATCCCACCGGCGGACACTCGTAGACAGGGGAAAAACGCAAACGCCCGAAGCGCTGATGTAGCAAACCCAAACCCTGAACGATATGTTCACGGGGCGCAACGTTGCTCCCCAGGCTAAGAAAGACCTCAACCATCGGCAGGAATCCGGAGGGGTGGCTCATAATCGGGCTGCATCCGCTCGATCACCACACCCACATCCCGGGCGCCCCGCACGGCGCCGGCCTTATTCACCCGCAGACGAACCCAAGGCACATCGAATTCCGTCAGAATGATCTGCGCGACTCGCTCCGCCAACGTTTCCACCAGCTGAAACTCACTGGCCGCGACAAAGCCGATCAGACGCTTGGCCACCGCTTTGTAGTCCAAGGCGTGGGCAATATCGTCGTGCTCAGCCGCCCGGCCAATGTCGGTGGCCATATCCAAATCCAGACTGATCGTTTGCTTAACGCGACGTTCCCAATCGAAAACACCGATGACGGTGTCGATTTTGAGATCCCTCAAGTAGACGATATCCATAACCGCAGAAACCTTTTGACAAACCGCCGCGTCATACCGACACGGCTGAAAGCGAATCCAGGGGCCATCGCGGGCGGACCTGCAGCGACGAATCCCGCGAGACCTCATCACCCAAACGCTTGCATCCAGCAAGCGCAATCATGGCGCCGTTGTCAGTACAAAATTCCAATCGCGGGTAGGCCACATGCACACCGTTCTGCCGACCCAGCTCTTCCAACGATGCGCGAAGCCGTCGATTGGCGCCCACGCCGCCCGCAACCACCAACTGGGACAAGCCGGTCACGGTAAGCGCCCGGGCACTTTTTTCCCGCAACACGTCCACCACCGCATCTTGAAACGCTCGAGCCAAGTCTGCTCGGGCCTGATCACGCTCGCCAGGCTCGGAAATAGAATCAATCTGCCCCCGAACGGCATGTAATACGGCCGTTTTCAGACCACTGAAACTAAAATCCAAACCGGGACGATCCAGCATGGGACGCGGCAGATCGAACCGTCCCGGGCGCCCCTGTTCTGCCAGTTCGGCCAGAGCCGGGCCACCAGGATACGGCAGGGTAAGCAACTTCGCCGTCTTATCGAATGCCTCTCCGGCGGCGTCGTCCAGCGATTCGCCCAGCAACTGATAGCGCCCCACCCCATCGACGCGCACCAGCAAAGTGTGGCCACCGGATACCAATAGGGCCAAAAATGGAAACGTCGGAGGATCTTCCTCCAGAAGCGGCGATAAAAGATGCCCTTCCAAATGGTGCACCGGCACGCTGGGAAGATCCCAGGCCATTGCCAAGGACCGCGCAACGGTGGCGCCGACCATCAGCGCGCCCACCAAGCCAGGTCCTGCGGTGTATGCAATCCCGTCCAGCGACTCGTGCGTCTGCCCACTGGCGCTGAGCACTTCCCGAATTAAGGGCAGAAGCTTGCGAACATGGTCTCTGGACGCCAATTCCGGTACGACGCCGCCGAATTCGCGGTGCAGGTCAATTTGACTGTAAAGCGCGTTGGCAACCAATCCCCGCTCGTCATCGTAAATCGCCACGCCGGTTTCGTCACAAGACGTCTCAATTCCCAATACCCGCATAGTTATAAATCGCCCGTCACTTCTGTGTTTTGCAATTGTAACCTTACAAGGATAAACTTTGGCGCTTTCCCGGCTTTGGCGGCACAAACCAGAGCACGGGTTTTGTTGTCTCAAAATTCGCCGCTGGCTACCGGCGAAAGGCACAGGTGATGCTTTAATGCCAACTGTACGAGTTAAAGAAAACGAGTATTTCGATGCGGCTTTACGTCGTTTCAAGCGCGCATGCGAAAAAGCCGGCGTGCTGACCGAAGTACGTCGTCGCGAGTTTTACGAAAAACCCACGCAAGAGCGCAAGCGCAAGCGGGCCGCAGCCGTAAAGCGTCACTCCAAGCGCTTGCAGCGAGAGCAGCAACGCCGCACCCGCCCGTATTAAGCGCGGGCCATCGCGTTCCGAACCGAGCCATCATGTCCCTCAAAGACCGCATCCAGGACGACATGAAAGCCGCCATGCGCAGCAAGGAAAAAGCGCGTTTGGCGACCATTCGTATGCTGCTGGCGGCGATCAAACAGGTGGAAGTGGATTCGCGTGAAGCGGTCGACGACGCCGGCGTGCTGACCATTCTCGAGAAAATGGTCAAGCAGCGCCGGGAGGCCGCCGAACAGTACGATGCGGGCGGACGGGCTGAGCTGGCCGACAAAGAACGGGCGGAAATCGACATTTTGGCCGACTACCTGCCCACCCCGCTGACCGAAGCCGAAATCACCGACCTCGTCTCTCAAACGATCGCCGAATCGGGTGCGGAGTCGGTCAAAGACATGGGCAAAGTCATGGCGGGGCTCAAGAGCAAGATGCAGGGCCGAGCTGACATGGCCAAGGTCAGCGCCTTGGTACGCCAACGGCTATCCGGCTAACAACCATTGCTATACTGGCAGGGTTCCGCGCCAACGTCCGGCGCGGCGTTTAGGGCAAAACGCCCACGAGCTTCTCCATGGCCGGACCGATCCCCCAATCCTTCATCGATGAGCTGCTGTCGCGAGTCGACATCGTCGAGCTCATTGACAACCGTGTACCGCTAAAAAAAGCCGGTCGCGATTTCAGCGCCTGCTGCCCTTTTCACAACGAGAAAACGCCTTCCTTCACCGTCAGCCCCAGCAAACAGTTCTACCACTGCTTTGGCTGTGGCGCCCATGGCTCCGCCCTCGGCTTTCTGATGGAATTCGACAAACTCGAATTCCCAGATGCCGTTCGACAATTGGCGGAGCAAGTGGGCATGGAGATTCCGGCCAACGCGCAAGAACCCCACGCGCAGCCAGGGCACGCCGAGTTGCGGGCGCTGATGGATGAGGTCAAAGACTATTATCGGCAAGCACTCAAACAATCCTCCACTGCGATCGACTACCTCAAATCCCGTGGCTTGAGCGGACGTACCGCGGCCCAATACGCCATCGGCTACGCGCCAGCCGGGTGGAACAACCTGACCGAGCGCTTCGGGCGCGACCGCGAGAGGCAAAAGCAATTGCTCGCCGGCGGGCTGCTGATTCAAAGCGACAAGCAACCCAATCGCCGCTACGACCGATTCCGCAACCGGATCATGTTCCCCATCCGAGATCGACGTGGACGCACACTCGGCTTCGGCGGAAGGGCCATCGGCGACGACAGCCCCAAATACCTCAACTCACCAGAAACCCCACTGTTCCACAAAGGCCGGGAACTGTATGGATTGCACGAAGCCAAACAAGCCCATCAGCAGCTGACCCAGCTGCTGATCGTGGAAGGCTACATGGACGTACTCATGCTGGCCGAACACGGCATCACTCACGCCGTTGCAACACTGGGTACCGCCACCACCGGAGAACACATCCGCCAGCTGTTTCGGGTCGCGCCGGAACTGATTTTCTGCTTCGACGGCGACCGTGCCGGGCGCGAGGCCGCATGGCGCGCATTGGAACAGACCCTACCCTTCATGCGCGACGGGCATCGTGCGGGGTTTTTATTCTTACCTGAAGGCCATGATCCGGATTCGCTCATACGGGAACGAGGCCGGAGCGGTTTTGAACAGCTCGTCGGTCATCCGATACCGCTTTCAGAATTTCTCGTTAAGCGATTGAGCGAGACCATCGATATAACTCACGTCGATGGACGCGCTGCGTTGGTCGAGGCCGCAAAGCCGTATATTCAGAAAATCCCACCAGGAGCATTTCGGCTTTTGATGGAGGAACAACTCGCGGACTTTGCCCGTGTAAAAAGCGAAAAACTATCTATTCTTATGGGCAAGTCGGAGGATCAACGCCCCCGAGGCCGTCCTGGCAGGCCGCGCAGCCGCACCAGAATGACGCCCGTACGAAAACTGATCGCACTGTTGCTCAACGACATGACGCTGGCCTTGGGGGTCAAAGAAGTCGATCAACTCAGGGACGTCAATATTGAAGGCACAGAATTATTGGCCGACATCATTGAACTTGTGCAACAAAACCCCCATCTAAGGACTGGAGCACTGCTCGAGCATTGGCGAGGCCACCCAGCGGGCCCTCACCTCGCCAAACTGGCAGGCGTGTCGATGGAATTAGGCGGTGAAGACCTCACCCGCGAGTTCGAGGAATTACTCTCGTGGCTTCGACAACGGCAGCCGGGACAGCGATTGGAGAGCCTGCTGGAAAAGGCGCAAGAGACAGATTTGAGCGCTCATGAGCGTGAAGAACTACGACGTTTGCTGGCACAACGCCAAAATTAGCCGATATCCATGGCTTGAGAATACAGCGTCAAGATTCTATGCAACGCGATTTGGGTATTGTACAATGGTCGGTTTTAGCCGATCAATCAGCCAGGTGAAATAAATTAGTTATGAGCGAAGATCACCGTTCCCAGCTGAAGTCCCTCATCTCGAAAGGAAAGGATCAAGGCTATCTAACTTACGCGGAAGTTAACGATCACCTGCCCGACGACATCGTCGATCCGGATCAGATCGAAGACATCGTAGGCATGATCAACGATATGGGAATCGCGGTTCGCGAACACGCGCCCGATTCCGAAGAGTTGCTGCTATCCGATACAGCCGTCACCTCTGACGACGAAGATGACGCGGAAGAAGCCGTGGCTGCTTTGGCGTCCACAGTCGACTCCGAACTCGGCCGCACCACCGACCCCGTCCGCATGTACATGCGGGAAATGGGCACTGTGGAGCTTCTCACCCGGGAAGGTGAAATCAGCATTGCCAAGCGGATCGAAGAAGGCCAAAGCGAAGTACTGAAGGCGCTCGCGAGCTATCCGGCGTCGATCGAATACGTGCTCTCCGAGTACGACCGAATTGTCGAACAAGGCGGCCGATTGTCTGACCTGGTGGTGGGCTTTGTAGACCCCTCAGAGCTGGAAAATCAATTTACCGACGATGAAACCGGCTACGTCCCCCCTGAAATGGAGGCGGACGCGCAATCGGATGAAGCTCTGGAAGGGAGCGAAGACGAAGAAGATGCCGAAACGGCTGAAGCGGAAACCGGACCGGACCCGGAAGAAGTTGCAGCCCGCATGGTCGATCTTCGAAGCCAACTCGACAAGACGCTGACAGCGCTGCAAAAAAAGGGCATCAATCATCAAGACAGCCAGAGCGAACGACAAATGCTGCTGGCCATGTTCATGCACCTTAAGCTTTCACCACGGATCGTCCAGGAGCTCAGCGATCAACTGCGCGAGCTGGTGGATCAAGTGCGATCGATCGAACGGCAGATTCTCGATATCTGCGTGGTTCAGGCCGGCATGTCCCGCCGTGATTTCCTGCTGCAGTTCCAGGATCACGAAACGGAGACCACCTGGATCGACAAGCAGATCCGCGCTAAACGCAAGCACTCGGCGACCATCGCCCGCAACCGGGATGAAATCGTGCGCCTGCAGGAAAGCTTGAAGAAAATCGAGCAATCCACGTTGATACCCTTGCAAAACATCAAGGAAATCAACCGCCAGAAAAGCATCGGTGAGGCTAAAGCGCGGCGCGCCAAAAAAGAAATGGTGGAAGCCAACCTCCGGTTGGTCATCTCCATCGCCAAGAAGTACACCAATCGTGGCCTGCAGTTTCTGGACCTGATCCAGGAAGGCAATATTGGCTTGATGAAAGCCGTAGATAAATTCGAATATCGCCGCGGCTACAAGTTTTCCACCTACGCAACCTGGTGGATTCGCCAAGCCATCACGCGGTCCATTGCCGACCAAGCGCGAACCATCCGCATTCCGGTACATATGATCGAAACGATCAACAAACTCAATCGGGTTTCGCGCCAAATGCTGCAAGAAATCGGTCGGGAACCCACGCCCGACGAGTTGGCCGAAAAAATGGAAATGCCGGAGGACAAAGTCCGAAAGGTGTTAAAAATCGCCAAAGAGCCCATATCCATGGAGACGCCCATTGGAGACGACGAAGACTCTCATTTGGGCGACTTCATCGAAGACCTCAACATCGCCTCGCCGATGGAAATGGCCACTAAAGAGGGGCTCAGCGAAGCCACGCACAACATGCTGGCCACACTGACGCCTCGCGAAGCCAAAGTGCTGCGCATGCGCTTCGGCATCGAAATGAACACCGACCATACCCTTGAGGAAGTCGGCAAGCAATTCGATGTGACGCGTGAACGCATTCGGCAAATCGAGGCCAAGGCGCTCCGCAAACTCCGTCATCCCAGCCGGTCGGAGTCTTTGCGCAGCTTCCTCGACGAAAGCTGACCGATCGTTCGGAAGAACGAACGGCGTAAAACCCAAGGCACGCGTCGCCCATGTGACGCGTGCCTTCATTTTGGCTTATACTTCCGTGTCGCCCAACACCAGGGCGACCGTCTATTTTCGTCGACGCTTCTTTAAGCTAGGGCCTGTAGCTCAGTTGGTTAGAGCAGGGGACTCATAATCCCTTGGTCGTAGGTTCGAGTCCTACCGGGCCCACCACGCTCTTGGATCTGACGACCCGTCTTTTGTTCTCCACCCCCTGACTTTAAAAACCCAAATAACAAGCATATTCGTGCCAAACTATTGGGCGAACGATAAAACCCAAAAGACCAGAACAACGCTATGATTTCGGGTTCCCACGTGACGAAGCCACAGCCATGAAACGAAGGTATTGCGCGCTCTTTGGGCTGATCTTCGTCGTGCTTTCCGGCCTCTGTCCTCAAACGTTCGCCCATGAACTTCAGCCCAGCTCGCTAGCGCTGAAACAACTTTCAGGCGAGCGTTACGAGCTCATCTGGCGGGCACCGATCTACTACAACGAGCCCCATCCGGCCAAATTGCAATTGCCGGAACATTGGCAAATGCTGGTGGAACCTACAGTCCGGCAGCTGCCGGACTCGGCCGTTCATCGCTACCTCGTGACGGTCCCGGATGGTGGCATGGATGGCAGCATGATCCGTTTTATCGGCCTGGAAGCGACCATCACGGATGTGTTCGCGCGGATCACCTGGTTGGATGGCACGCAAACCACAGCCATGGCTCGGCCCGGAAAGCCGTGGCTGGAGATCGTCACCGAGCTCTCAGCCTGGCAAGTCGCCGGTGACTACACCATTCTCGGCGTTGACCACATCCTGTTTGGCTTCGATCACCTCAGCTTTGTCCTGGCCTTGCTGCTGCTGGTACAAGGCACGAAACGGCTGGTGATCACCGTGACATCCTTCACTTTGGCCCACAGCATTACCCTGGCAGGGGCGACTCTCGGCGTCGCTCGACTACCGGGCCCGCCGGTGGAGGCCACCATCGCTCTCTCGATCCTATTTCTGGCCAGCGAACTGGTGCGCGTTAATCGGGGTCGAGCCAGTTTAACGGCCCAATATCCGTGGGTGGTGGCCTTTGTATTTGGTTTATTGCACGGCTTCGGCTTCGCCGGCGCCCTCACCGAGGTGGGGCTGCCACAAAACGAAGTGCCGCTGGCGCTGCTGATGTTCAACGTGGGCGTGGAACTGGGTCAACTGATGTTCGTTGCGGCAATTCTGACCTTAATGGCTGTGATGCATCGTCTACGGAGTCATTGGCCCGAGTGGGCACGGCAACTGCCGGCGTATGGAATTGGCAGCGTTGCTGCGTTCTGGCTCATCGAACGCCTCAGCAGCTTCTAGGAAGAAGAGCGCCAAGCAGCCGTCATTCAACCATCGTGTTTGCGCCCCGAGCCCGAAACGCGCGGCTATCGCAGATATGGTTTTTCAGGAAACCCAACGGGTGACGTCGGCACTTATCGTTGACAGGGCTAGGCGACGCAAAATAACGAGCCATAACAACCCGGCGATTCCTCAATGAGACGCTCCGACAGGAAAGGGTGTCATAGCGTGCATCGGCTGCGATCAATCTTTCTCGGACTTATCCAAAGCGGTACTCTGCCGATCCAAAATCCCGATATCCAACACCGGCGACGCATCAATCCCCTCGGCGTCCATCATTTGTGCGACGCGCTGGAGCGCGGAGATCATCATCGCCTGCTCCCAATCCTGCAAGTTTCCGAATCGCCGTGCGAAATGCTCCTGCAAAGGAATTGGGGCCTCCTTCAACACATCATCAGCTCGACCCGCCAGGTGAGCGTGCACTTTCCGTTTATCCGCCTTAGAACGCTCCCGATACACCAATCCTCTTTTTTCGAGCCTATCCAAAATGGTGGTCACGGTTGCATGACTCAGACTGACTTCGTGGGCGAGCTCACCGATCGTCAGCTCGCGCTTGTCGCGAATGGCCCGCAAGAGCAATATTTGCGGTGCTGTCAGGCCGGTGGTCTTTGCCAGATATTTTGAGTGGAGATCTGTCGCCCGGATAACGCGACGCAAAGCCACTAAGACTTCTTCGATACGATTCAACGGCCTACTCTACCTAATAAGGCGTCCCTATAAAGAGCCGCCATTATAAGACCAGCTTATTTAGAAAACGAAGGTTTAGAACACCCGGCGCGCCCCCGGGAGCGAACGCCGGCAAACCGGAAGGAGCGGCACAACCGCCCAAACTAACGCTTGATACCCCATTCTCGCCTTCTGAACAGGCGATCACTGGAGCCGCAGGCTTATTTCGTGTAGAATACTTCCTGCTCTAATATTAGAATCAGACCATTGCACTTAATAATGGCTAATTAATAAAGACTTTTTGCTGCCTCGGCAAGTTAATTTATTTTGAGCGCTAAACATATAATCCGGATACGGAGGTTTTTTGTCCGCTTTGCATAATACCTTGCTCAGACCGCCCGTACTCGAAGACGGGATTCGGGTCTTTCGTTTAATAGAACGCTGCCCTCCGCTGGATACTAACTCCACATACTGCAACCTCCTCCAATGCAGCCACTTTTCGAACACATCGGTGGTAGCGGAGCGAGACAATGAACTGATGGGTTTTATTTCAGGCTATCTCGTGCCCGATCGTCCGGACACGCTTTTTGTCTGGCAAGTCGCCGTAGCAGAAAACGCGCGAGGCATGGGGTTAGCTTCGCGCATGCTCGCTGACATCCTGGCAAGAAATGAAGACCGCCGCATACGCTATCTGGAAACAACCATCACAGAAGACAATTCGGCGTCGTGGGCTTTATTTCGAAGATTGGCCTCCGCGCTATCCACAGAATTTCAATCATCCGCTTGGCTTGATAAGCAGCAACACTTCGATGGACAACACCAGTCGGAACTTCTCGTGCGCATCGGCCCAATAGACGGCGCAAAAGGATCACTATGAAAATTTTCTACGAAATCGAATCCGAGGTGCAGAGCTACGCCCGCTCCTTCCCGCGTGTCTTCACCCATGCCAAAGGTGATTTCATGTGGGATACCGAAGGCAACCAATATTTGGATTTCCTGGCGGGTGCCGGAACGCTTAACTACGGGCACAACAATCCGATACTAAAAAAAGTCCTGCTGGAATATATCGAGCGCGACGGGATCACCCATGGCTTGGACATGCATACGAAAGCCAAAGGTGAATTTTTGCAGTCTTTTAACGACACGATCCTCAAACCCCGGGGCATGGAATACATAGTGCAATTCACCGGCCCCACCGGCACCAATGCGGTTGAGGCGGCGATGAAGATCGCTCGCAACGTCACCGGGCAACAGAACATCGTCACGTTCACCAATGGGTTTCACGGCGTCAGCCTGGGTTCATTGGCGGCAACGGGCAATTCCCACCATCGCGATGCGGCAGGGGTCAGCCTGAACGGCACACACCGCATGCCCTATGACGGTTATCTTGGGGGGCAAATCGATACGACCGAGTATCTGGACAAGGTGCTGTCCGACTCCAGCAGCGGAATCAACTCCCCCGCCGCCGTGATCGTGGAAACCGTACAGGGTGAAGGAGGCATCAATGCCGCCAGTGCCGAGTGGTTACGCAACCTTCAAACAGTTTGCCGGAAGCATGGAATTCTGCTCATTGTTGATGATATCCAAGCGGGATGCGGCCGTACTGGGGACTTTTTCAGCTTCGAAAATGCCAGGATACAGCCCGACATCATCACACTGTCCAAGTCCTTGAGCGGTTACGGTCTTCCATTCGCCGTCGTCCTGATGAAACCGGAGCTCGACCGATGGAAACCCGGAGAGCACAACGGTACGTTCAGGGGGAACAATCTGGCTTTCGTGACCGCCAAGGCGGCCATAGATCATTATTGGACCGATAATACTTTTGCCAACGACGTCAAACGTAAGGGTCGTTATATTTCCGAGCGCCTGAAACGCATCGTCAGCGTATATGGCGAGGGAAATTTTTCAGCCAAAGGCCGCGGAATGTTTCAGGGGATCAATTGCGTCAACGGTGAGATCGCCGGAAAAATCACACGCAAAGCATTCCAAAAAGGGCTCATCATCGAAACCAGTGGCGCTGACGATCAGGTCGTCAAATTTCTATGCCCGTTAACAATCAGCGACGATAACCTCAAGAAGGGTATTGATATCGTTGAGTCGTCCGTGCAGGAAGTGTGCGCGAGTCAAGCCGAACTACCGGAAGAGAAAGTCTATTTTACAACGGCGTGACCCGGTCCGAAGCGACACCTGAGGCCCGCTTGTTCTATCTGACATTTGAGCTGACGAGGACAAAGAAATGATCGTAAGAAATTTGGCAGACGCCCGGCAGTCGAACCGAAGAATCGTCTCACCTGACGGAAACTGGGAAAGCACGCGCCTGCTGCTAAAAGACGATCACATGGGATTTTCCTTTCATATCACGACGATCTACAAAGGCGCCGATTTCCAAATGCACTACCAAAATCATTTGGAATCCGTTTATTGCCTATCGGGTACCGGCGAGGTTGAAACGGTTGGTGACAGAAAGAAATATCCCATAGCGCCGGGCACGATCTACATCTTGGACCAGCACGACAGACACATATTACGTGCTTTTTCAGAAATGACATTGGCTTGTGTATTTAACCCCCCGCTAAACGGAAATGAGGTACACAACGCCGAAGGTGCCTATGAGTTGGATGCAGAGGCCATTTAAGATCAGGAAAGATATCGGAAACTGTAACCCGTTCGGCTCCTGCCATGAGCCGATAAATTGATTATTAGCGCAAGAAAAATTATGCATACCGTTGAAAAAATCGGCGGCACGTCGATGAGCGACTATGTGTCCGTTAGAGACAACATCATTCTTAATAATCCAACAAATGATTATTACCAAAGAGTTTTCGTCGTTTCCGCGTATGGCGGCGTAACCAACCGGTTACTGGAACACAAAAAGAGCGGCCAACCGGGCATTTTCGCCTTGTTCGCGAGCGGCATCGACGACGATAGCTGGCTCACCGAATTTGAAGAACTCGGGAAAGCGCTTTTTGATATGAATCAACGTTTGTTTGGTTCTGGGATACCGCTCAAAAAAGCCGATGCCTTTCTCGCAGAACGACTCGATGACGCCAAACAGTGCCTGTTGGACTTACAAAGCCTTTGCCGCCACGGCCATTTTGCCCTAGACGCCCACCTCGCCACCGTCCGAGAGATGCTGGCTAGCATCGGCGAAGCACATAGCGCTTGGAACACCGCTCAGTTGCTAAAGCGGGATGGCGTAAACGCCTGTTTTGTAGACCTGACCGGCTGGCGCTCGAATCGCCATATCCCCTTGGACGACAGAATCCGTGCGGCATTTGACCAGATCGATCTGACCGAACAACTCCCCATCGTAACGGGCTATGCCCATAGCGACGCGGGCTTGATGTCGTCCTTCGATCGCGGTTATAGCGAAATGACCTTCAGCCGCCTCGCGGTGATTACTGGCGCGAAAGAAGCCGTAATTCATAAGGAGTTTCATCTAAGCAGCGCGGACCCACGCCTAGTGGGTGCGGCCAACGCCGTTCCAATCGGTCGCACCAACTACGATGTAGCGGATCAGTTGGCGAATCTGGGCATGGAGGCCATACACCCGAAAGCCGCCAAAGGCCTACGTCAAAACAGTATTCCCCTTCGGGTTAAAAGCACATTCGAACCGGAGCACACTGGCACCCTCATCACCGGAGACTATGTCAGCGATTCACCGCGTGTTGAGATCATCGCGGGATGCAAGGGGATCTATGCACTGGAATTGTTCGATCAGGAAATGGCTGGAAACCTCCATGGATACGACCGCGAGTTGTTGGCAATTATCACGCGCTTCAAGGGACACATCGTGTCGAAAGACATCAATGCGAATACCGTCACGCATTATTTGTCGACCAACTTAAAAACTCTGAAGCGGATACGGGCGGCCATGGAAGAACGCTTTCCAGGCGCTGAGATCGACCAACAAAAGGTCGCCATTGTTTCCGCAATCGGCAGCGACATGAAAATTCCCGGCATTTTGGCGAGGGCCGTCGGTGCCGTCGCGGACAAAGGCATCAGCGTTCTGGCGGTACACCAATCGATGCGTCAGGTCGATATGCAGTTCGTCGTTAACGAAGCGGACTACGAGGAAACAGTGAAAGGCCTCCATGCTGTGCTGGTGGAAATTCACGATCACGGACGTGCGATATGTCTCGCGTCGTAGCCGTGATCCTCTTGTTTTTCATCCTGATGCCACCATCCTCAAACGGAGCACCAGCGAAGGCGAGCGACGTGGACGATGCCGTGAGTACCTTGGACAAACCACTCTACTCCCCCTTCGTCGAACGGTACGTTCTCGATGAACTCAAGCAACTGCGTATCGATCAAGCATCGACAAAACAAGAGCTCATTCAGCAGATCGTCGATCGGGAGCATCAGTCCGTCGACCGCGCTGTCACCTACGCCACGGATACGGTGACGTATTTCTTTTACTTGATTGCCGGTGCGACATCCATCCTGCTACTGGTGGGGTGGACGTCCATTCGCGATATGAAAGAGCGGGTTCACTCGCTGGCGGACGAAGAAATTTCGAAACTCATCAGCGAGTACGAACAACGACTGGCCACCATTGAAACGGAACTACAACGAAAAACGCAGCATATCGAGGAAAACCGAGAGGAAATCGAATTATCCCGCGAGATCCAATCGCTTTGGCTAAGAGCGCAGCAAGAATCGTCGGCCACTAACAAGATCAACGTATACGATGAGATTTTGAAACTTCGCCATGACGATGGCGAGGCGCTGACCTACAAAGCCGACGCTGTGTTGGAGCTAAACGAACCCAAATGGGCCGCAAACCTGTGCAAGCAAGCCTTGGC
This window encodes:
- the folK gene encoding 2-amino-4-hydroxy-6-hydroxymethyldihydropteridine diphosphokinase, producing MSHPSGFLPMVEVFLSLGSNVAPREHIVQGLGLLHQRFGRLRFSPVYECPPVGFEGENFINLVVGFDTDEPSSELAAALRAIESQCGRRRGAERFVSRTFDADLILYGDLVQQGPPVSLPRDDILRYAFVLRPLAELAPERRHPVLKRTFADLWRSFNTGDQPLWPLHPPLALGHFSGDHAGAME
- the folB gene encoding dihydroneopterin aldolase, yielding MDIVYLRDLKIDTVIGVFDWERRVKQTISLDLDMATDIGRAAEHDDIAHALDYKAVAKRLIGFVAASEFQLVETLAERVAQIILTEFDVPWVRLRVNKAGAVRGARDVGVVIERMQPDYEPPLRIPADG
- the tsaD gene encoding tRNA (adenosine(37)-N6)-threonylcarbamoyltransferase complex transferase subunit TsaD, yielding MRVLGIETSCDETGVAIYDDERGLVANALYSQIDLHREFGGVVPELASRDHVRKLLPLIREVLSASGQTHESLDGIAYTAGPGLVGALMVGATVARSLAMAWDLPSVPVHHLEGHLLSPLLEEDPPTFPFLALLVSGGHTLLVRVDGVGRYQLLGESLDDAAGEAFDKTAKLLTLPYPGGPALAELAEQGRPGRFDLPRPMLDRPGLDFSFSGLKTAVLHAVRGQIDSISEPGERDQARADLARAFQDAVVDVLREKSARALTVTGLSQLVVAGGVGANRRLRASLEELGRQNGVHVAYPRLEFCTDNGAMIALAGCKRLGDEVSRDSSLQVRPRWPLDSLSAVSV
- the rpsU gene encoding 30S ribosomal protein S21 — protein: MPTVRVKENEYFDAALRRFKRACEKAGVLTEVRRREFYEKPTQERKRKRAAAVKRHSKRLQREQQRRTRPY
- a CDS encoding GatB/YqeY domain-containing protein encodes the protein MSLKDRIQDDMKAAMRSKEKARLATIRMLLAAIKQVEVDSREAVDDAGVLTILEKMVKQRREAAEQYDAGGRAELADKERAEIDILADYLPTPLTEAEITDLVSQTIAESGAESVKDMGKVMAGLKSKMQGRADMAKVSALVRQRLSG
- the dnaG gene encoding DNA primase — its product is MAGPIPQSFIDELLSRVDIVELIDNRVPLKKAGRDFSACCPFHNEKTPSFTVSPSKQFYHCFGCGAHGSALGFLMEFDKLEFPDAVRQLAEQVGMEIPANAQEPHAQPGHAELRALMDEVKDYYRQALKQSSTAIDYLKSRGLSGRTAAQYAIGYAPAGWNNLTERFGRDRERQKQLLAGGLLIQSDKQPNRRYDRFRNRIMFPIRDRRGRTLGFGGRAIGDDSPKYLNSPETPLFHKGRELYGLHEAKQAHQQLTQLLIVEGYMDVLMLAEHGITHAVATLGTATTGEHIRQLFRVAPELIFCFDGDRAGREAAWRALEQTLPFMRDGHRAGFLFLPEGHDPDSLIRERGRSGFEQLVGHPIPLSEFLVKRLSETIDITHVDGRAALVEAAKPYIQKIPPGAFRLLMEEQLADFARVKSEKLSILMGKSEDQRPRGRPGRPRSRTRMTPVRKLIALLLNDMTLALGVKEVDQLRDVNIEGTELLADIIELVQQNPHLRTGALLEHWRGHPAGPHLAKLAGVSMELGGEDLTREFEELLSWLRQRQPGQRLESLLEKAQETDLSAHEREELRRLLAQRQN